The proteins below come from a single Panicum hallii strain FIL2 chromosome 7, PHallii_v3.1, whole genome shotgun sequence genomic window:
- the LOC112900939 gene encoding ABC transporter B family member 29, chloroplastic isoform X1 codes for MAPPLSALVSRTLTLNPHLSRPRSRGGVAPLIPAPAAASAFRLRATAITDSSPPLPPPPPYPLAEVFPYIAAEWETIAKGWACAAAAVYCLSRAVPAAGRLPRVLAAAGGGVGAGAVVDVAARGGLALAAFASARAAAAYAQQALLWEAALRAAGRLRERAFELLLERDLAFFEGREGVAAGDVAHRIADEADDVADAVFSVLNTIVPTSLQLITMGIQMVTIDPMLSFLAATVIPCMCVVIASLGKRLRQMSKEAHLSLAMLTAYLNDVVPSMLTVKANNGELKEMLRFQKLARDDLKNNLDKKKMKTLIPQAVRATYIGGLLLLCAGSIVVSGTSFHAEGFLSFLTALALVVEPIQDLGKAYNEYKQGEPALERIFDLMRFNPEVNDKPSATHLQRVNGDIKFHDVTFRYVDGMPPVVDGVNLHIRPGESIAFVGPSGGGKTTLAKLLLRLYHPQSGYMLLDNHDVQDIQLQCLRTHIAFVSQDAMLFSGTIAENIAYRDPLGDINMARVEYAAKIANADEFIKMLPEGYSSNVGQRGSSLSGGQKQRLSIARAVYQNSSILIMDEATSALDIRSELLLKEALSNLMTNHTVTVLIIAHRQEMVLMADRIVSLEGGKLREITKSAFLSQNGHSGVLKITSPN; via the exons ATGGCTCCGCCTCTCTCGGCCCTCGTTTCCCGAACCCTAACCTTAAACCCGCACCTCTCGCGGCCGCGGAGCCGTGGTGGCGTGGCCCCTCTGAtcccggcaccggcggcggcgagcgccttCCGTCTCCGCGCCACCGCCATTACTGACTCCTCGCCGCCGctaccgccgcctccgccttaCCCTCTCGCCGAGGTCTTCCCCTACATCGCTGCCGAGTGGGAGACCATCGCGAAGGGCTGGgcgtgcgccgccgctgccgtgtACTGCCTCTCCCGCGCGGTGCCCGCCGCGGGGCGCCTGCCGCgggtgctcgccgccgccggaggggGCGTGGGCGCTGGCGCGGTGGTTGACGTGGCGGCCAGGGGCGGGCTCGCCCTCGCGGCGTTCGcgtccgcgcgcgccgccgcggcgtacGCGCAGCAGGCGTTGCTCTGGGAGGCGgcgctgcgggcggcggggcggctgcGGGAGCGCGCCTTCGAGCTGCTCCTGGAGCGCGACCTCGCGTTCTTCGAGGGCAGAGAAGGGGTGGCCGCGGGCGACGTCGCGCACCGGATCGCCGACGAGGCGGATGACGTCGCGGATGCTGTGTTCTCTGTGCTCAAT ACAATTGTGCCAACAAGCTTGCAGTTGATAACAATGGGTATTCAGATGGTGACAATCGATCCCATGCTCTCATTCCTTGCAGCAACG GTAATTCCATGCATGTGTGTCGTCATAGCAAGTCTTGGTAAAAGACTTCGTCAAATGTCCAAGGAAGCGCATCTTAGCCTTGCCATGCTCACAGCCTATCTCAACGAT GTAGTTCCGTCGATGCTCACCGTGAAGGCAAACAATGGGGAACTCAAGGAGATGTTGAGATTCCAAAAGTTAGCTCGTGACGATCTAAAAAATAATTTGGATAAGAAGAAAATGAAGACTCTCATACCTCAGGCTGTTCGCGCAACATACATCGGAGGCCTGCTTCTGCTCTGTGCTGGGTCAATAGTTGTTTCAGGCACGTCCTTTCATGCTGAAGGCTTTCTGTCTTTCCTGACAGCGCTTGCTCTTGTTGTGGAGCCTATTCAG GATTTGGGGAAGGCATACAATGAATATAAGCAAGGAGAACCAGCATTGGAACGGATATTTGATCTTATGAGGTTCAACCCTGAG GTGAATGATAAGCCCAGTGCAACTCATTTACAACGTGTTAATGGGGACATTAAGTTCCATGATGTCACATTTAGATATGTTGATGGCATGCCTCCAGTAGTAGATGGTGTGAATCTTCATATCAGACCCGGAGAAAGTATTGCTTTTGTTGGACCTTCTGGTGGAGGAAAAACTACTCTTGCCAAATTACTCCTCCGTCTTTATCATCCACAAAGTG GATATATGCTTCTGGACAATCATGATGTTCAGGATATTCAATTGCAATGCTTGAGAACACACATTGCTTTTGTTTCACAGGATGCT ATGCTATTTTCTGGGACAATTGCTGAAAATATTGCTTATAGAGACCCTCTGGGAGATATTAATATGGCTAGGGTTGAGTATGCTGCTAAGATTGCGAATGCTGACGAGTTTATTAAGATGTTGCCAGAAGGATATAGTTCAAATGTTGGACAAAGAGGTTCTAGTTTGAGCGGTGGGCAGAAGCAAAG GTTATCTATTGCCAGGGCAGTCTATCAGAACTCTTCCATActgataatggatgaagcaacTTCTGCTTTGGATATCAGGTCTGAGCTGCTGCTGAAAGAAGCACTGAGTAATCTAATGACAAACCACACAGTAACT GTTCTCATCATTGCTCATCGACAGGAAATGGTGCTAATGGCCGACAGAATTGTTTCGCTAGAAGGTGGTAAATTGCGGGAGATCACAAAGTCGGCTTTCTTATCTCAAAACGGGCACTCTGGCGTACTGAAAATCACCAGTCCTAATTAG
- the LOC112900939 gene encoding ABC transporter B family member 29, chloroplastic isoform X2, producing MAPPLSALVSRTLTLNPHLSRPRSRGGVAPLIPAPAAASAFRLRATAITDSSPPLPPPPPYPLAEVFPYIAAEWETIAKGWACAAAAVYCLSRAVPAAGRLPRVLAAAGGGVGAGAVVDVAARGGLALAAFASARAAAAYAQQALLWEAALRAAGRLRERAFELLLERDLAFFEGREGVAAGDVAHRIADEADDVADAVFSVLNVIPCMCVVIASLGKRLRQMSKEAHLSLAMLTAYLNDVVPSMLTVKANNGELKEMLRFQKLARDDLKNNLDKKKMKTLIPQAVRATYIGGLLLLCAGSIVVSGTSFHAEGFLSFLTALALVVEPIQDLGKAYNEYKQGEPALERIFDLMRFNPEVNDKPSATHLQRVNGDIKFHDVTFRYVDGMPPVVDGVNLHIRPGESIAFVGPSGGGKTTLAKLLLRLYHPQSGYMLLDNHDVQDIQLQCLRTHIAFVSQDAMLFSGTIAENIAYRDPLGDINMARVEYAAKIANADEFIKMLPEGYSSNVGQRGSSLSGGQKQRLSIARAVYQNSSILIMDEATSALDIRSELLLKEALSNLMTNHTVTVLIIAHRQEMVLMADRIVSLEGGKLREITKSAFLSQNGHSGVLKITSPN from the exons ATGGCTCCGCCTCTCTCGGCCCTCGTTTCCCGAACCCTAACCTTAAACCCGCACCTCTCGCGGCCGCGGAGCCGTGGTGGCGTGGCCCCTCTGAtcccggcaccggcggcggcgagcgccttCCGTCTCCGCGCCACCGCCATTACTGACTCCTCGCCGCCGctaccgccgcctccgccttaCCCTCTCGCCGAGGTCTTCCCCTACATCGCTGCCGAGTGGGAGACCATCGCGAAGGGCTGGgcgtgcgccgccgctgccgtgtACTGCCTCTCCCGCGCGGTGCCCGCCGCGGGGCGCCTGCCGCgggtgctcgccgccgccggaggggGCGTGGGCGCTGGCGCGGTGGTTGACGTGGCGGCCAGGGGCGGGCTCGCCCTCGCGGCGTTCGcgtccgcgcgcgccgccgcggcgtacGCGCAGCAGGCGTTGCTCTGGGAGGCGgcgctgcgggcggcggggcggctgcGGGAGCGCGCCTTCGAGCTGCTCCTGGAGCGCGACCTCGCGTTCTTCGAGGGCAGAGAAGGGGTGGCCGCGGGCGACGTCGCGCACCGGATCGCCGACGAGGCGGATGACGTCGCGGATGCTGTGTTCTCTGTGCTCAAT GTAATTCCATGCATGTGTGTCGTCATAGCAAGTCTTGGTAAAAGACTTCGTCAAATGTCCAAGGAAGCGCATCTTAGCCTTGCCATGCTCACAGCCTATCTCAACGAT GTAGTTCCGTCGATGCTCACCGTGAAGGCAAACAATGGGGAACTCAAGGAGATGTTGAGATTCCAAAAGTTAGCTCGTGACGATCTAAAAAATAATTTGGATAAGAAGAAAATGAAGACTCTCATACCTCAGGCTGTTCGCGCAACATACATCGGAGGCCTGCTTCTGCTCTGTGCTGGGTCAATAGTTGTTTCAGGCACGTCCTTTCATGCTGAAGGCTTTCTGTCTTTCCTGACAGCGCTTGCTCTTGTTGTGGAGCCTATTCAG GATTTGGGGAAGGCATACAATGAATATAAGCAAGGAGAACCAGCATTGGAACGGATATTTGATCTTATGAGGTTCAACCCTGAG GTGAATGATAAGCCCAGTGCAACTCATTTACAACGTGTTAATGGGGACATTAAGTTCCATGATGTCACATTTAGATATGTTGATGGCATGCCTCCAGTAGTAGATGGTGTGAATCTTCATATCAGACCCGGAGAAAGTATTGCTTTTGTTGGACCTTCTGGTGGAGGAAAAACTACTCTTGCCAAATTACTCCTCCGTCTTTATCATCCACAAAGTG GATATATGCTTCTGGACAATCATGATGTTCAGGATATTCAATTGCAATGCTTGAGAACACACATTGCTTTTGTTTCACAGGATGCT ATGCTATTTTCTGGGACAATTGCTGAAAATATTGCTTATAGAGACCCTCTGGGAGATATTAATATGGCTAGGGTTGAGTATGCTGCTAAGATTGCGAATGCTGACGAGTTTATTAAGATGTTGCCAGAAGGATATAGTTCAAATGTTGGACAAAGAGGTTCTAGTTTGAGCGGTGGGCAGAAGCAAAG GTTATCTATTGCCAGGGCAGTCTATCAGAACTCTTCCATActgataatggatgaagcaacTTCTGCTTTGGATATCAGGTCTGAGCTGCTGCTGAAAGAAGCACTGAGTAATCTAATGACAAACCACACAGTAACT GTTCTCATCATTGCTCATCGACAGGAAATGGTGCTAATGGCCGACAGAATTGTTTCGCTAGAAGGTGGTAAATTGCGGGAGATCACAAAGTCGGCTTTCTTATCTCAAAACGGGCACTCTGGCGTACTGAAAATCACCAGTCCTAATTAG
- the LOC112898809 gene encoding uncharacterized protein LOC112898809, with amino-acid sequence MADDAVAGAAGPCARPAPPSSRRQQHLDDDAGCGGHRQHDVIMLRRTRSGRAFPPPISVIGKGGRPWLSLRAHREGGRLVLREMRLPSQELLQPCKEDGRFKLLIHPEAGGRAAVAPQERQGKDKSCS; translated from the coding sequence ATGGCGGAcgacgccgtcgccggagcGGCCGGTCCCTgcgcgcgcccggccccgccgtcGTCCAGGAGGCAGCAGCACCTCGACGACGACGCCGGCTGCGGCGGCCACCGCCAACACGACGTGATCATGCTGAGGCGGACGAGGAGCGGGCGGGCGTTCCCGCCGCCGATCTCCGTGATCGGCAAGGGCGGGCGGCCGTGGCTCAGCCTCCGGGCGCACCGCGAGGGCGGCCGCCTCGTGCTGCGGGAGATGCGCTTGCCGTCGCAGGAGCTGCTGCAGCCCTGCAAGGAGGACGGCAGGTTCAAACTCCTCATCCACCCGGAGGCCGGCGGCCGGGCTGCGGTGGCACCGCAGGAGCGGCAGGGGAAGGATAAGAGCTGCTCCTGA
- the LOC112900447 gene encoding beta-fructofuranosidase, insoluble isoenzyme 2-like isoform X2, translating into MYYEGWYHFFYQYNPKGAVWGNIVWAHSVSRDLINWEAIETAIEPSIPADQYGCWSGSATTLPDGTPVIMYTGINRPDVNYQVQNVAYPRNRSDPMLREWVKPEHNPIIVPESDINATQFRDPTTAWLASDGQWRLLIGSAAGGGARGAAFVYRSRDFRQWRRVPRPLHSAATGMWECPDFYPAAPGRTVGLDASSAPGRPQVKYVLKNSLDLRRYDYYTVGTYDEKAERYVPDDPAGDEHHLRYDYGNFYASKTFYDPAKKRRVLWGWANESDTRADDVAKGWAGIQAIPRTVWLDFGGKQVIQWPIEEVEALRHQPVTLRDTVIKRGEHVEVTGIQTAQADVEVSFEVSSLLAGAEPLDPALAHDAERLCGARGADVEGGVGPFGLWVLASANLEERTAVFFRVFKAAGSDKPVVLMCTDPTKSSLNPDLYLPTFAGFVDTDLSDGKISLRSLIDRSVVESFGAGGKTCILSRVYPSLAVDKNAHLYVFNNGKADVKVTLLTAWQMKKPLMNGA; encoded by the exons ATGTACTACGAGGGCTGGTACCATTTCTTCTACCAGTACAACCCCAAGGGCGCCGTGTGGGGCAACATCGTGTGGGCGCACTCGGTGTCGCGCGACCTCATCAACTGGGAGGCCATAGAGACGGCGATCGAGCCCAGCATCCCGGCCGACCAGTACGGCTGCTGGTCGGGCTCCGCGACCACGCTGCCTGACGGCACGCCGGTGATCATGTACACGGGCATCAACCGCCCGGACGTCAACTACCAGGTCCAGAACGTGGCGTACCCGCGGAACAGGTCGGACCCGATGCTCCGGGAGTGGGTGAAGCCCGAGCACAACCCCATCATCGTGCCCGAGAGCGACATCAACGCGACGCAGTTCCGGGACCCGACCACCGCGTGGCTCGCCTCCGACGGCCAGTGGCGGCTGCTCATCGGCAgcgcggccgggggcggcgcCCGGGGCGCGGCGTTCGTGTACCGGAGCCGCGACTTTCGGCAGTGGAGGCGGGTGCCGCGGCCGCTGCACTCGGCGGCCACGGGGATGTGGGAGTGCCCGGACTTCTACCCGGCCGCGCCGGGCCGCACCGTGGGGCTCGACGCCTCGTCCGCGCCCGGCCGCCCGCAGGTGAAGTACGTGCTCAAGAACAGCCTCGACCTGCGCCGCTACGACTACTACACCGTCGGCACGTACGACGAGAAGGCCGAGCGGTACGTGCCGGACGAccccgccggcgacgagcaccaCCTGCGCTACGACTACGGCAACTTCTACGCGTCCAAGACGTTCTACGACCCGGCGAAGAAGCGCCGGGTGCTCTGGGGATGGGCAAACGAGTCCGACACCCGCGCCGACGACGTCGCCAAGGGGTGGGCCGGAATCCAG GCGATCCCAAGGACGGTTTGGCTCGACTTCGGCGGGAAGCAGGTGATCCAGTGGCCGATCGAGGAGGTCGAGGCCCTCCGGCACCAGCCGGTCACTCTCAGGGACACGGTGATCAAGCGAGGAGAACACGTCGAGGTGACGGGGATACAGACAGCACAGGCTGACGTGGAGGTGAGCTTCGAGGTGTCGAGCCTGCTGGCGGGGGCCGAGCCGCTGGACCCGGCGCTCGCGCACGACGCCGAGAGGCTGTGCGGCGCCAGGGGCGCGGACGTGGAGGGCGGCGTGGGGCCGTTCGGGCTGTGGGTGCTCGCCTCCGCCAACCTGGAGGAGAGGACCGCGGTGTTCTTCAGGGTGTTCAAGGCCGCCGGCAGCGACAAGCCCGTCGTGCTCATGTGCACCGACCCGACCAA GTCATCTCTCAACCCAGACTTGTACCTGCCGACATTTGCAGGTTTTGTAGATACAGACCTTTCAGACGGCAAGATATCTCTGAGAAGCTTG ATCGACCGGTCGGTTGTTGAGAGCTTTGGAGCCGGAGGCAAGACGTGCATCCTCTCGAGGGTCTACCCGTCGCTCGCCGTCGACAAGAACGCCCACCTCTACGTGTTCAACAACGGGAAGGCGGACGTCAAGGTGACGCTTCTGACGGCATGGCAGATGAAGAAACCACTCATGAACGGCGCctga
- the LOC112900447 gene encoding beta-fructofuranosidase, insoluble isoenzyme 2-like isoform X1, with the protein MGALVVIGVACAWLLLLQLAGASHVVYKDVETEADAANVPPSIVDPLLRTGFHFQPPKNWINDPNAPMYYEGWYHFFYQYNPKGAVWGNIVWAHSVSRDLINWEAIETAIEPSIPADQYGCWSGSATTLPDGTPVIMYTGINRPDVNYQVQNVAYPRNRSDPMLREWVKPEHNPIIVPESDINATQFRDPTTAWLASDGQWRLLIGSAAGGGARGAAFVYRSRDFRQWRRVPRPLHSAATGMWECPDFYPAAPGRTVGLDASSAPGRPQVKYVLKNSLDLRRYDYYTVGTYDEKAERYVPDDPAGDEHHLRYDYGNFYASKTFYDPAKKRRVLWGWANESDTRADDVAKGWAGIQAIPRTVWLDFGGKQVIQWPIEEVEALRHQPVTLRDTVIKRGEHVEVTGIQTAQADVEVSFEVSSLLAGAEPLDPALAHDAERLCGARGADVEGGVGPFGLWVLASANLEERTAVFFRVFKAAGSDKPVVLMCTDPTKSSLNPDLYLPTFAGFVDTDLSDGKISLRSLIDRSVVESFGAGGKTCILSRVYPSLAVDKNAHLYVFNNGKADVKVTLLTAWQMKKPLMNGA; encoded by the exons ATGGGAGCTCTGGTAGTAATAGGGGTTGCTTGCGCgtggttgctgctgctgcagctcgCCGGAGCGTCCCATGTCGTCTACAAGGACGTCGAGACGGAGGCGGACGCGGCGAACGTGCCGCCGTCCATCGTCGACCCCCTCCTGAGGACGGGGTTCCACTTCCAGCCCCCCAAGAACTGGATAAACG ATCCCAATG CGCCCATGTACTACGAGGGCTGGTACCATTTCTTCTACCAGTACAACCCCAAGGGCGCCGTGTGGGGCAACATCGTGTGGGCGCACTCGGTGTCGCGCGACCTCATCAACTGGGAGGCCATAGAGACGGCGATCGAGCCCAGCATCCCGGCCGACCAGTACGGCTGCTGGTCGGGCTCCGCGACCACGCTGCCTGACGGCACGCCGGTGATCATGTACACGGGCATCAACCGCCCGGACGTCAACTACCAGGTCCAGAACGTGGCGTACCCGCGGAACAGGTCGGACCCGATGCTCCGGGAGTGGGTGAAGCCCGAGCACAACCCCATCATCGTGCCCGAGAGCGACATCAACGCGACGCAGTTCCGGGACCCGACCACCGCGTGGCTCGCCTCCGACGGCCAGTGGCGGCTGCTCATCGGCAgcgcggccgggggcggcgcCCGGGGCGCGGCGTTCGTGTACCGGAGCCGCGACTTTCGGCAGTGGAGGCGGGTGCCGCGGCCGCTGCACTCGGCGGCCACGGGGATGTGGGAGTGCCCGGACTTCTACCCGGCCGCGCCGGGCCGCACCGTGGGGCTCGACGCCTCGTCCGCGCCCGGCCGCCCGCAGGTGAAGTACGTGCTCAAGAACAGCCTCGACCTGCGCCGCTACGACTACTACACCGTCGGCACGTACGACGAGAAGGCCGAGCGGTACGTGCCGGACGAccccgccggcgacgagcaccaCCTGCGCTACGACTACGGCAACTTCTACGCGTCCAAGACGTTCTACGACCCGGCGAAGAAGCGCCGGGTGCTCTGGGGATGGGCAAACGAGTCCGACACCCGCGCCGACGACGTCGCCAAGGGGTGGGCCGGAATCCAG GCGATCCCAAGGACGGTTTGGCTCGACTTCGGCGGGAAGCAGGTGATCCAGTGGCCGATCGAGGAGGTCGAGGCCCTCCGGCACCAGCCGGTCACTCTCAGGGACACGGTGATCAAGCGAGGAGAACACGTCGAGGTGACGGGGATACAGACAGCACAGGCTGACGTGGAGGTGAGCTTCGAGGTGTCGAGCCTGCTGGCGGGGGCCGAGCCGCTGGACCCGGCGCTCGCGCACGACGCCGAGAGGCTGTGCGGCGCCAGGGGCGCGGACGTGGAGGGCGGCGTGGGGCCGTTCGGGCTGTGGGTGCTCGCCTCCGCCAACCTGGAGGAGAGGACCGCGGTGTTCTTCAGGGTGTTCAAGGCCGCCGGCAGCGACAAGCCCGTCGTGCTCATGTGCACCGACCCGACCAA GTCATCTCTCAACCCAGACTTGTACCTGCCGACATTTGCAGGTTTTGTAGATACAGACCTTTCAGACGGCAAGATATCTCTGAGAAGCTTG ATCGACCGGTCGGTTGTTGAGAGCTTTGGAGCCGGAGGCAAGACGTGCATCCTCTCGAGGGTCTACCCGTCGCTCGCCGTCGACAAGAACGCCCACCTCTACGTGTTCAACAACGGGAAGGCGGACGTCAAGGTGACGCTTCTGACGGCATGGCAGATGAAGAAACCACTCATGAACGGCGCctga